CCTCTTTGAGGAGGGCTTCCATCACCTTCCTGTGACCTGGCAGCAGGACCACGCTTCGGTGGCAGGAGGGGCAGCCCCAGCTGTGCCTAAGTCCTCTGTGTGGTCTAGCTGTGTGTGCTGAGGGGGGTCTTGGCCACCATTTCCTCTGTAAATGAGACCCATACCTGTGGCATGGAGGGTGGGAGGCTGGTGTGAGTGCCAACCACTTGGAGCAGGGCCCTGAGTGAGCATGGACGTGGGAGCAGGGGGGTTTCTCGAATTTATGCACCTTGGGGATGGGAGCGGGGCTCTCTGCGTGGGTTGACAAGGCATTGcttttccccaccccacctctgtcCCAGACCTGCAAGTCCGGTCCTTGGGGGTGTAGGAGGGAAGAAGCCCCTGGCTGTGAGTCCTCGAGATTGACCCTGGCCCTCTCTGGTTCTGAGTTCCTGGGAAAGTCGGTGGTGTTGGAACTCTGGATTCATACCTCAGCGTTGAGGCACTGTCTGTGGAATCCGTGGGACAAGGTGAAGGCGGGGAGAGGAGAGGCTTGGAGTTTGGGTTTCAGCAGAGGGATCAGCAGCGTGAGGGGTCACCTGTGTGTAGAGGAAAGGGAGTGAAGGCCAGGAGTGAGGAATGAGTCTGAGTGCACCCAGGATGGTGCTGCATCTCCTCCCACATCCACCTGGCcccagggaagggagaagaaaggccACGAGACAAAGGGGAAACTGAGTTGGGTCCATACATGTCCTTCCAGAACCTGGAGGTGCCACTGTCTGGCCATAATGCAGTGggaagtgggggaagggagaTTCCCTCCCCACGCCACCTGTTCTCTGTCCCAGGTCTCCTGGCCCCCTGTGCACCTAAGTTCAGTCTCTGTCGGCCCCCAGCATCATTTCTAGGGTTGGTGGGAGGCAGCTGGGAACAGTTTAGGGGTAGGTGGGGCCTGTTTGGAGGAGTCTGCTTGACTGCTTGGGCCACTGCCCACAGTAGTGGGGAGCTTTTCTGGCACACTGACTGCACCACCCAGGCGCTGCCAGTAACAGCCCCCAGGGAGTGTTTGCAGAAGGCCTTGGTGGGCGGTGGGGGTGGACCCCACCCAGAACAAACACCTGGGCTGGTGTCAGGGAGAACAGCCCTCCACTTACCTGTCTGGAGGGTCCTCTGTACCACACTGTGTGTGTCTAAGCTCCGAGGCTGAACACACTGAGGGAGGCCCTCCACTTTAGCACCTTGACAAGAAGGGCAGGGACACCGGGATCAGGCCCAGCCCCCTGGCCCCAAACCTGCAACCCCAGCTGGAGGGTGAGGAGGTGCTGGTCTTGGGTTGGGGAATCAGGGGTGTAAAGGGGCCTGCTCACCCCTCAGCTTGGCTCAAAGTCTCAAGGTGTCAAAGGCTCAGCCTGCCCCTCAGAAAGGAGCCCGGACCCAGCCAGATACTCACCAGGACAAGGGTGAATGTGACGAGCAGGAGGCCTAGAATGAAGAGAGCCATGGCATAGCCGGGGATGGAGGTGTCCAGCGGGCTGGGGGCTTTGGGGCTAGGAGTGCCTAGAGCAGAGCAAGAAGGCTATGGCCAGGTGGGTCCCTGCCTCCCCGACTTCTGAGATAGCATAATCTGGGCCCAGAAGGTGCTGTGGGACCTGTTATATGTCATGGACCTACCTCAAAAATACTAGCTAAGTAAAAAAGCCAGACACgagaccacatattgtataattccattgaTTTGAAATGTCCAAAAAAGGCAAACTGATAGAGACAGAAGTGGGCTGATTTACCTCAAGAGGCAGCGACTCAAGCTCTCTAGATGACAGGTGATACATCcatgagaaaaaataaggaaaagaaaggaaacttaaatataaataaatgaaaataatgcttCTCCCTTGTTATACAGAAAATCACATTCTTCTTGTAATAATTCGGAAGACAAAATATGAAGAAGTCTTTAATTTTGCCACTCAAAACATTCTGGTTTGCTGCTTTTTATACTtttgtatgcatataaatattttaaaacgtaGAATCATAATATATAGTCTTTTGTCACTGTGTTTTGGGCATATTTCTATGGCAGTAAACATATCCTTggcatcatcatttttaaaagcttgatgTGTATTAAGCTAATCATTCCCACCCCTGAAGTAAatgttcttatatattttttttaatggactcaAGCAAGTATTTTTGGActgaattcatagaagcagaatTTCTGGAGGACAATAGCATAAAACAATTTGAGGatatttaatagaaattttcaaattattctgCAGAAAAATTGGTtcagtttatattcccaccaacaggggcAGAGCTCCGGTTTCCCCCTTCCATTTGCCCTCTTTGCTGGTATTTAAGCAGAAAATCTCATGgttttcattacatttctttGGTTTCTAGTGCTTTTGAGTGTTATTTttttgctccatcacccaggctggtgtgcaacagtgcaatctcggctcactgcaacctccgcctcctgggttcaagcaattctcctgcctcagcctcctgagtaggtgaaattacaggtgtccacctccatgcctggctaatttttgtattttttagtagagacggagtttcaccatgttggtcaggccggtctcaaactcctgacctcaggtgatccacctgccttggcctcctaaagtgctgggattacaggtgtgagccaccggaccTGCCTTgaatcctttttatatgtttattggtgATTTTAATTCTCGTGGGAAGTGCCTGTTTCTCCATTGCCTATTTTCTGGCCAACCTCCAAagtcacatttcacttaatttttatccTGCTGATTGAAAGCAATTTAACTTGGTGATTTTAATGTTCATAGGAGCAGGACAGACTGTAATTATctaggtcttactctgtcacccaggctggagtgcagtggcatgatcatagctacTGCAGCCTCatactcctgagctgaagcaattttcctacctcagcctcccaagtagctaggactacagttgtgtgccaccatgcccagctaattttttaaaatttttagagagATGTGAattcgctatgctgcccaggctggtcttgaacacctgacttcaagtaatcgtCCCACCTTGacttgccaaagtgctgggattataggcgtgaacttCTGCTCCCGGCCAAGAGCTCATTTTGTTTGTTGGTATCTTTTCATATTTGAGGCTTTGGTGCTAGCGCTGAAGTATTACATTCACCATCCAGGGTTTACAGGACTTTTGTTTTGATATTGAACAGATAGAACTGTTGAGTTCTGCATCTTTGCAGGCATACTGAATGTGCCTACCAGGACTCTGCTTTATATCCAttgaaagcaagaaataatacaGTAAAACTTTGCCTGGGTAGAGGCTTTGAAAGAATGGAGTCTTCTGGTTTAATTCTATTAACTTGGATGTATGAAAGTGAAAAGAATTCAAAACTTACATTTCCTGTTGAATGCAATTTGAAAATATAGCCAATGATTCCACTTTTCTTTAGTAAGTTTGGACATTCCCATCTACTTGGTGTTTTATGATAGAACTGCTAGTGTGCCTGCGACTTACCTTGTgaagatatgtttttaaaacttgagaGGTAAGAGGGTGTAAATGGTGTTGTATGAGATCAGGCTGGATGAGAACTGACACttgtaaatatactttttagaCTGAATCTCTGATTGccacttgttttcttatttaactcATAAAAATAGAACACGTTggatgaagggtgggaggaggaaggagatttATGACTTTTAATTGCATGTCATTGTTTTATATCAAGAACATATGGTGTCCTTGGCTTTGGGCCTACagaaggaaacacatttttctacCTGTTGTATGCCAGAGGTTCTTGAACACCTGGAGGGGTTACTGCAGCACAGATTTCTGAACCTtactccagagtttctgattcaccaggtccagggtggggcctgagaatttgcatttataAAAAGTTCTCAGGTTCTGCTGGTGCTGCTAGTCCAGAGACTACATTGCTGAGAACCCTCTTGTCTACTAACCGTAAATTGTGGAACTCTAGAAAAAAGCTTAGTTTGGTGTGGGATAAGAATCTCACAGGTTATGGAGTAAATCATGAAAGATTCAACTCTTGATCCCAGTCTAGTGTCTAATTCAGGTAACAAGCAATACTCAGTGACATAACACAATTCTTGATTTTCATGATTGCAAGTGATAGCCAAGTATCAAGTGAGAAATTCAGTTTCATTTGCAAGGCTTAGAGAGGCCAGATGATTCTAGAAAAATAGGCCTTGTAATTGCTTTAAACCAGTAAAGAGGTTTGAGTGCTTATTAAATGgaaagttttgtgtttttctttattttattttattttattttttgagatggaatctcgctctgtcacccaagctggagtgcagtgatgtgatcttggctcactgcaacttctgcctcctgggttcaagttattctcccgcctcagcctcctgaataactgggattacaggtacccaccaccacacctggatagtttttgtatttttagcagagacggggtttcatcatgttggccaggctggtcttgaactcctgacctaaggggagccaccgcacccggcccaaaagctttgtgtttttaaagatattagacatgtttcttgtttttaaaaagtcttaataatgtaggaaaataagagaaatgtttTTCCAAGAGAAATCCTTGTGATTATTTTACCTTATTGGAATGTTGGATAATATAGTCTGCTTCATTAATCATCAAACATGCTatggattttccatttttataggaTTTGTGTCTCAATTGAGGTAATACTGGTAATTCTTGTACTCCATCTGAAGATGAAAAATGTAGGCCAAAATCATAGACCGTACATTGAAGCTGGATTATGAAGATAGCTCTGGAGGAacatgtagacacacacacacactgacacacatatatataaagtataaacacatatatattttaaagtttatttttaaagttttaaagcaaAAGCCGGCCCCTCCCCTCTCCCGGAGTAAGCAGGCCCCGCCCCTCACCCCAAGTGGGCGGGGACAGCAGTTGCATGGGCAGCTTCCTTTGTGATGCCACAGGTTCCTCTGGACACACTGCTGCCTGGCCACGCCtcctttccctttcatctttctcACTGACCAATGGGCTTGGAGCATTAAGGCCACACCCCTTTTCTGTGTTCTATTGGCGCCCTGGTTACGCCTCCTCTGGCTCAGTCACACAGCTGACTGGTAGGTGACTGGAGGTGTTCCCTGATGTGGCCCcaaccctgcctccctccccaccccgcgATGTTAGAAGAAACTCGAGAGCGCAAATTGGCAGCAgccaagaaaaaggtaaaaagcaCCAGGTCGTGGCCCCCCAATCCAGCCAGAGATCCCCTCCAATGGCAAGACCACTGCCAGAGTCTATACCACTCCTGAGGCACACTGGGCTGGGGCCCCCAACCCTGGCACCTCTGGGCTCCCCCCACCAAAGTCCTGGCAGTCAGTCCCACTCCTTCAGCAAGaagcccagcccctgccctcaccaATCACTCCAGGGTGACTTTGGGTGGGTGACTCCTGGGGCTCCCCACTCCATACTCAGCCCTCACATCCTGCCACCCCAAGCCCAACCTCCCTGGGTTCTCGGGGCTCACCTCTCCAAGGACCTGGgtctcccagccccaggccccccCATTGCCATTCATCCCTGGGTGACTTTGAACTGGTGATTCCTGGGGTTCCCTGCTGCGGATTCGACTCTCCCCTCCTGCTGACCCAAGCccgacctccctgggctctttGGACTGGTGTCTCCAAGGACCTGAATCCCAGCTCTATGTCCCCCTCCACCATCGTGGATCGGTGACTCAGCCATCGCACTGATGTggtttcccccacccccaggaggAGTGGAATGTAGTGATGTCACAGCCCCCCTACGAACTGTCATTACTGCTGCAAGACCAGCCATTGATCTTATGACCCAGTCCCCTAAGCATTCTCACCCCATTTCTGGTTCCTTGGGTCACAGCACAAATTTCCAGCTGGAAGGGGAATGGGGACTATGGGACCTAGGGGCAAGAGGTTTCAGGCTGCCTCACTCCCTTCACATAGACATTGGCAGTGTGAAAAGCCTACACTTCACCCGTGAGCTCAAAATGTTGACAGTATCTCTGGGTGGCAATGGGAGAAcgagtttggtttggttttctcccAGCCTTCTACTCTCCAAAgagaatttaacatttttttctgagttctccacCTCACATTCTAATTCTCCACGGTTCTGGGACCAGACAGAGCTTCAATCACTGGTCTCTGAAGTGAGATTTGCTCATCCTCTGTGGAATAGATCTTCGGAAACTGAACT
The window above is part of the Macaca fascicularis isolate 582-1 chromosome 7, T2T-MFA8v1.1 genome. Proteins encoded here:
- the LOC141407214 gene encoding uncharacterized protein isoform X1, giving the protein MLAPGPPFPTTHPPTPEVQRNLVPAAVNPDVMIFLPTLFDVLELAAVFGQTCKSGPWGCRREEAPGCESSRLTLALSGSEFLGKSVVLELWIHTSALRHCLWNPWDKVKAGRGEAWSLGFSRGISSVRGHLCVEERE
- the LOC141407214 gene encoding uncharacterized protein isoform X2, with the protein product MLAPGPPFPTTHPPTPEVQRNLVPAAVNPDVMIFLPTLFDVLELAAVFGQTCKSGPWGCRREEAPGCESSRLTLALSGSEFLGKSVVLELWIHTSALRHCLWNPWDKKITFFL